A single genomic interval of Spirosoma linguale DSM 74 harbors:
- a CDS encoding acyltransferase 3 (PFAM: acyltransferase 3~KEGG: mxa:MXAN_5081 acyltransferase family protein) has protein sequence MQPASFSVSTTTTNAIPARRHDLDWLRVIAIVTLLFYHTGMIYVSWNWHIKSAEHSVPMEVVMRWLHRWRMPLLFFISGAGTFFALKKRSYSSYAGERVRRLFVPLVFGMFVIVPPQIYIEWLFRGRFSGSYAEFYPEVFNFQPYEDGGTGGAFSWHHLWFVCYLFLYSLISIPVFRWLKRESGQRFVDRIGRLIARPGGALWLVVFLLLNDVVLGGFFPHETHALINDWAYFVNNLILFWLGFILISRKSFWQIITDQRHYFLAATVICTIIMYGSRALISDDTVEASKLLTTLFSFNRLGLTWFSVLTTVAYGYLYLNVNHPILPYLNEAVYPFYILHQTVIVVIGYYIITRTSLGLYSGFFIISFATLLVCIATYMLLIRPFKLMRVFFGLK, from the coding sequence ATGCAACCAGCCTCATTCTCAGTTTCGACCACCACCACGAACGCGATTCCTGCCCGGCGTCATGACCTCGACTGGCTCAGAGTAATTGCCATTGTGACTCTGCTCTTCTACCATACCGGCATGATTTACGTATCGTGGAACTGGCATATAAAAAGTGCTGAACATAGTGTACCAATGGAAGTCGTGATGCGGTGGCTGCATCGCTGGCGGATGCCGTTATTGTTCTTTATCTCCGGGGCCGGTACCTTCTTCGCCCTGAAAAAGCGTTCCTATAGTTCCTATGCCGGTGAACGCGTCCGGCGATTGTTTGTGCCGCTGGTTTTTGGCATGTTCGTAATCGTCCCCCCTCAAATCTACATCGAGTGGTTGTTTCGGGGACGATTTTCCGGCAGCTACGCCGAGTTCTATCCGGAGGTATTTAACTTTCAACCGTACGAGGATGGCGGAACGGGTGGGGCCTTTAGCTGGCATCATCTCTGGTTTGTCTGTTACCTGTTTCTGTATTCGCTGATCAGTATCCCCGTGTTTCGCTGGCTCAAACGCGAATCGGGCCAGCGTTTCGTCGATCGGATCGGCCGACTGATTGCCCGGCCCGGTGGAGCACTCTGGCTCGTTGTTTTTTTGCTGCTGAATGATGTGGTTCTTGGTGGATTCTTTCCCCACGAAACCCACGCGCTAATCAATGACTGGGCTTATTTCGTGAATAACCTGATACTCTTCTGGCTCGGGTTTATCCTGATCAGCCGAAAAAGTTTCTGGCAGATCATCACCGACCAGCGTCATTACTTCCTGGCGGCTACGGTGATTTGTACGATTATTATGTATGGTTCCCGAGCCTTGATCAGTGATGATACCGTTGAGGCATCGAAACTACTGACTACGTTGTTTAGCTTCAATCGACTAGGGTTGACCTGGTTTTCGGTGTTGACCACCGTTGCCTATGGGTATCTGTATCTTAATGTGAATCACCCGATTTTGCCGTACTTAAACGAAGCCGTTTACCCCTTCTATATCCTGCATCAAACCGTTATTGTCGTCATCGGTTATTACATCATAACCCGAACATCGTTAGGCCTTTACAGTGGTTTTTTCATCATCAGCTTTGCCACGCTGCTTGTCTGTATCGCTACCTATATGTTACTGATTCGGCCGTTTAAGTTGATGAGAGTATTCTTCGGGTTAAAATGA
- a CDS encoding transcriptional regulator, AraC family (PFAM: helix-turn-helix- domain containing protein AraC type~SMART: Helix-turn-helix, AraC domain~KEGG: swd:Swoo_3057 AraC family transcriptional regulator), with product MQTLPVHLDLFALIILLGVAQGVFLGVFFLTGQRANRVANRCLGFFMLALSAISGEIFLNYTNYTFRVLWTSDFAEPFNFAIGPLFYFFVYGRIRQRLPRFWGWHLLPFVIWLVNSITWHYQPVEVKYNAYINAQHPELPFIHQQPYWQDDFTGLRDFVDEMTLLSCVVYAVLALLTIRTANRTASKKTDSSIHTSLRLLSLLFALVPFLIVLVKPQFYHDVGDYLLATYMAATIYAISFLVMQESDFLLNTAQAAPTVFAEESLAESKKKYEKSALSEEVEDAVLRKLARLLETEKPYLDSDLSLPKLAARLDTSPHHLSQLLNDRLGQTFFDWLAAYRIAEARQLLSEPATSHLKIDEIAERVGYNSPSAFHTAFKRLTNQTPAQFRAKGLGQGAER from the coding sequence ATGCAGACCCTTCCTGTTCACCTTGACCTCTTTGCCCTTATTATCCTGCTGGGTGTGGCGCAGGGAGTTTTTCTGGGCGTTTTTTTTCTAACTGGTCAGCGGGCAAACCGGGTAGCAAATCGCTGTCTGGGCTTCTTCATGCTGGCATTATCCGCTATTAGTGGTGAGATATTTCTGAATTACACGAACTACACGTTTCGGGTACTCTGGACCAGCGATTTTGCGGAGCCCTTCAATTTTGCCATCGGGCCGTTGTTTTACTTCTTTGTGTATGGACGAATCCGACAGCGATTACCGCGTTTTTGGGGCTGGCATTTACTGCCATTTGTTATCTGGCTGGTTAACTCAATTACCTGGCATTACCAGCCAGTAGAAGTCAAATACAATGCGTACATCAACGCCCAGCATCCCGAATTACCGTTTATTCATCAGCAGCCGTATTGGCAGGATGATTTTACGGGGCTTCGGGATTTTGTGGATGAGATGACCTTGCTGAGCTGCGTGGTGTATGCTGTACTGGCTCTTCTGACCATTCGAACGGCTAATCGCACAGCGAGTAAAAAAACGGATTCCTCAATACATACGTCATTACGCTTATTAAGTTTACTCTTCGCGTTAGTACCCTTCCTGATCGTGCTGGTAAAGCCTCAGTTTTACCACGATGTAGGCGATTATCTGCTGGCTACGTACATGGCTGCTACCATCTACGCAATCAGTTTTCTGGTAATGCAGGAGTCGGATTTTTTGCTGAACACGGCACAAGCTGCACCAACAGTCTTTGCGGAAGAGTCCCTGGCGGAATCGAAAAAGAAATATGAAAAGTCGGCGCTGTCGGAAGAGGTCGAGGATGCCGTTTTGCGTAAACTCGCCCGCCTGCTCGAAACGGAGAAACCCTACCTCGATAGTGATTTGTCTTTACCGAAACTAGCCGCCCGGCTGGATACCAGTCCGCATCATCTATCTCAATTACTCAACGACCGGCTCGGGCAAACGTTCTTCGACTGGCTGGCTGCCTACCGTATTGCCGAGGCCCGGCAACTACTCAGCGAACCGGCTACCAGTCACCTGAAAATCGACGAAATTGCCGAACGGGTAGGGTACAATTCGCCGTCTGCTTTCCATACGGCCTTCAAACGATTGACCAACCAGACACCGGCGCAGTTTCGGGCTAAAGGGCTTGGGCAGGGGGCCGAGCGGTAG
- a CDS encoding signal peptide peptidase SppA, 67K type (TIGRFAM: signal peptide peptidase SppA, 67K type; signal peptide peptidase SppA, 36K type~PFAM: peptidase S49~KEGG: mxa:MXAN_7498 signal peptide peptidase SppA, 67K type): MRQFLKYVLATIVGLLLFSFVGFLLLIGLGTALSSSDKKTTVKENTVLKLDLDKPIEERSVDNPFKGFGPISGGGDAIGLIELKQTLKEAKDDDKIKGIYLQTESPAAGWASLEEIRNALIDFKQSKKFVYAYAETMTEKGYYIASVADKIYLNPAGDLEWNGLNAELSFFKGTLDKLGIKPEIFKVGEFKSAVEPFIREDMSDPNRKQVNSFLNSVNDHMLVRIAQSRNLRVDSLKRYADNLTIQKPADALRTKLVTNIGYQDELESVIKKQLGVDEKKKINYVSLSKYENSEKVDTESEGTGSSRIAVIVASGDIQSGKSGENSIGSETIVEELRKARLDDKVKAIVLRVNSGGGSALASDVMYREVQLARKSKPVIGSMSDYAASGGYYMLMGCDKIVAQPNTITGSIGVFSLLFNTENFFKDKLGVTYDRVKTNTNADFPTGTHEMTPFQKQTMQRATERIYAEFTGKAAAGRKLPIDSLRAIAGGRVWTGSQGKALGLVDQLGGLDDAVKLAAQTAKLKEGDYKLKYQPRKKEFFEQLMMSFGNDEDAKIQAQLGELAPYVKYMKKLKTMQGIQMRLPFEVEIR; the protein is encoded by the coding sequence ATGCGACAGTTTCTTAAATATGTTCTGGCCACAATCGTTGGCCTGCTGTTGTTTTCCTTTGTAGGCTTTTTACTCCTTATAGGATTAGGAACGGCCTTGTCATCGTCGGATAAAAAAACAACCGTTAAAGAAAACACCGTCTTAAAGTTAGATCTGGACAAGCCAATTGAAGAGCGTAGTGTCGATAATCCGTTCAAGGGGTTCGGACCAATAAGTGGCGGTGGAGATGCCATTGGTCTAATCGAACTAAAACAGACGCTGAAAGAGGCCAAAGACGACGACAAAATCAAAGGCATCTACCTGCAAACGGAAAGCCCGGCGGCTGGCTGGGCATCTCTCGAAGAGATCCGTAACGCGCTGATCGACTTTAAACAGTCGAAAAAATTCGTCTATGCCTACGCCGAAACGATGACCGAGAAAGGGTACTACATCGCATCGGTTGCCGATAAAATATACTTGAATCCGGCGGGCGATCTGGAGTGGAACGGCCTGAATGCCGAACTTTCGTTCTTTAAAGGAACCCTCGATAAACTGGGTATCAAACCCGAAATCTTCAAAGTAGGCGAGTTTAAGAGTGCCGTAGAACCGTTTATCCGCGAAGACATGAGCGATCCTAACCGGAAACAGGTAAACTCGTTTCTGAACTCCGTGAACGACCACATGCTGGTTCGGATAGCGCAGAGCCGGAACCTGCGGGTCGATTCACTCAAACGCTATGCCGATAACTTGACCATTCAGAAACCCGCCGATGCACTTCGTACCAAACTGGTTACTAACATTGGCTATCAGGATGAGCTGGAAAGCGTGATCAAAAAGCAACTGGGCGTCGACGAAAAGAAAAAAATCAACTACGTATCCCTGAGCAAATACGAAAATTCAGAAAAAGTCGATACGGAGTCGGAAGGGACAGGCTCAAGCCGGATTGCCGTCATTGTGGCTTCGGGCGATATTCAGTCGGGCAAGAGTGGCGAGAACAGCATCGGTTCCGAGACAATCGTGGAAGAGCTTCGGAAAGCCCGTCTCGACGATAAAGTTAAAGCGATTGTGTTACGGGTCAACTCCGGTGGAGGTAGTGCTCTGGCGTCGGATGTGATGTACCGCGAAGTGCAGCTTGCCCGCAAAAGCAAGCCTGTAATCGGTTCTATGTCCGACTATGCGGCTTCCGGCGGGTATTATATGCTGATGGGCTGCGACAAAATTGTGGCCCAGCCAAATACCATAACGGGCTCTATCGGCGTCTTTTCGCTGCTGTTTAACACCGAAAATTTCTTTAAAGATAAACTCGGTGTCACCTACGACCGGGTGAAAACCAACACCAACGCCGACTTTCCAACGGGTACCCATGAAATGACGCCCTTCCAGAAGCAGACGATGCAGCGGGCTACTGAACGAATTTATGCCGAGTTTACGGGCAAAGCCGCAGCCGGACGAAAACTGCCGATTGACAGCCTGCGGGCCATCGCCGGTGGCCGCGTCTGGACAGGCTCACAGGGAAAAGCCCTCGGCCTGGTCGACCAGCTTGGCGGACTTGACGACGCTGTAAAACTGGCGGCTCAGACGGCCAAACTGAAAGAGGGTGATTACAAACTAAAGTACCAACCCCGCAAAAAGGAGTTCTTCGAGCAGCTGATGATGTCGTTCGGTAATGACGAAGACGCGAAGATTCAGGCACAGCTTGGTGAACTGGCTCCGTATGTGAAGTACATGAAAAAACTCAAAACGATGCAGGGTATCCAGATGCGCCTGCCGTTCGAAGTAGAGATTCGATAA
- a CDS encoding Inorganic diphosphatase (PFAM: Inorganic pyrophosphatase~KEGG: mxa:MXAN_5577 inorganic pyrophosphatase), whose protein sequence is MKSNFKAHPWHGISIGELAPKQVTCFIEIVPTDTVKYEIDKTTGYLKIDRPQQYSNVLPALYGFIPQTFCGEQIARLASEKSGRTVELGDGDPLDICVLTEREITHGDLILQAIPIGGFRLIDKGEADDKIIAVLKGDAMYGQYTELAQLPEGVVKRLRHYFMTYKNLPDEPAVMELANIYGQEEAWEVIQTSINDYKLM, encoded by the coding sequence ATGAAGAGTAATTTTAAAGCCCATCCCTGGCACGGCATTTCAATCGGCGAGTTAGCGCCCAAACAAGTAACGTGCTTTATCGAAATCGTACCGACGGATACCGTGAAGTATGAAATCGATAAAACAACTGGCTACCTCAAAATTGACCGGCCTCAACAATACTCCAACGTTCTGCCAGCCTTGTACGGTTTTATTCCACAAACCTTTTGTGGTGAACAGATTGCCCGTCTGGCCAGTGAAAAATCCGGCCGGACAGTTGAACTGGGCGATGGAGATCCCCTCGACATCTGCGTTCTGACGGAACGTGAGATTACCCACGGTGACCTTATTTTGCAGGCCATACCCATTGGCGGTTTCCGGCTGATCGATAAGGGTGAAGCAGACGATAAAATTATCGCCGTGCTGAAAGGTGATGCCATGTATGGTCAATATACTGAACTGGCTCAACTGCCCGAAGGCGTTGTAAAACGGTTACGCCACTACTTCATGACCTACAAAAACCTGCCTGACGAACCGGCAGTGATGGAACTGGCCAACATCTACGGGCAGGAAGAAGCCTGGGAAGTAATTCAGACCTCGATCAACGATTATAAGCTGATGTAA
- a CDS encoding glycosyl transferase family 2 (PFAM: glycosyl transferase family 2~KEGG: scl:sce7385 undecaprenol glycosyltransferase) — MPEPLQLTVLIPLYNEDESLPELHDWIVRVVTEHQFTYEILFVDDGSTDNSWSIIEQLAGRNPNVRGIRFNRNYGKTAALQTGFLSVRGQVVITMDADLQDSPDEIPELYRMITAEKYDLVSGWKQKRYDPITKTLPTKLFNAVSRWISGVQLHDFNCGLKAYRQKVVKTIAPSLYGDMHRNLPIVANWDGFSRIGEKVVQHRARKYGTTKFGLERFVNGFLDVLVIGFVHRFSKRPMHFFGTFGTLSFFIGSILAIWLIIEKLINISRGEKFRNVTDNPLFFFGLVAIILGVQLFLAGFLGEMLVRQSLNRTTDQLVAEKIGFTDQNVPV, encoded by the coding sequence ATGCCAGAACCGCTTCAACTAACCGTTTTGATTCCGCTTTACAATGAAGATGAGTCGCTGCCCGAACTGCACGACTGGATTGTGAGGGTCGTAACGGAACATCAGTTTACGTACGAAATCCTGTTCGTTGACGACGGTAGCACGGATAATTCATGGAGTATTATTGAACAGCTGGCAGGGCGTAATCCGAACGTGCGGGGTATTCGATTCAACCGGAATTACGGCAAAACAGCCGCGCTGCAAACCGGATTTTTGTCGGTTCGCGGGCAAGTGGTCATTACCATGGACGCCGATTTGCAGGATAGCCCGGACGAAATACCGGAGCTGTACCGCATGATTACGGCGGAGAAGTACGATCTTGTTTCGGGCTGGAAACAGAAGCGATACGACCCGATCACTAAAACATTGCCGACCAAGCTGTTCAATGCCGTTTCGCGCTGGATATCCGGGGTGCAACTGCACGATTTCAACTGTGGGCTGAAAGCCTATCGGCAAAAAGTGGTGAAAACCATTGCGCCGTCGCTATATGGCGATATGCACCGGAATCTGCCCATTGTAGCGAACTGGGACGGTTTCAGCCGAATTGGTGAGAAGGTTGTGCAGCACCGGGCCCGAAAATATGGTACCACCAAATTTGGGTTGGAGCGTTTCGTTAACGGCTTTCTGGATGTGCTCGTTATTGGGTTTGTCCATCGGTTCAGCAAACGGCCCATGCACTTTTTTGGAACCTTTGGGACGCTGTCTTTTTTTATCGGCTCGATACTCGCCATCTGGCTCATTATCGAGAAGCTGATCAATATTTCAAGAGGGGAGAAATTTCGGAATGTGACTGATAACCCGCTGTTCTTCTTCGGCCTTGTTGCGATTATTCTTGGCGTGCAATTGTTTCTGGCGGGTTTTCTGGGCGAAATGCTCGTTCGCCAGAGTTTAAATCGCACAACGGATCAACTGGTGGCCGAAAAAATAGGATTTACTGACCAAAACGTGCCGGTTTAA
- a CDS encoding methyltransferase small (PFAM: methyltransferase small~KEGG: pha:PSHAa0511 SAM-dependent methyltransferase(YfiC)), which translates to MFSFKQFTIQQDRTAMKVCTDACVLGAYADVKGDEITDRVINLLDIGTGTGLLALMVAQRNPMASIDAVEVDDAAYSQAIQNVGASPFANRIQVMQSRIQDYRPAIRYDRILTNPPFYTNHLRSPDAAVNRALHTGDLPFPELVETVVRLMQPTGQWWVLLPPYETDLLAELARKAGLYAFKRLSLRHNAQKPAFRVVSGYSYTERNPEEEMLTIYERADVADQAKSQSKETYSSDFRALLRDFYLIF; encoded by the coding sequence ATGTTTTCCTTCAAGCAATTCACCATTCAGCAGGATCGTACGGCTATGAAAGTCTGTACGGACGCCTGCGTATTGGGAGCCTACGCTGATGTTAAGGGCGATGAGATAACTGATCGGGTAATAAACCTGCTGGACATTGGAACCGGTACGGGTTTACTGGCGCTTATGGTTGCCCAACGAAATCCGATGGCTAGTATTGATGCGGTTGAAGTAGATGATGCCGCTTACAGTCAGGCTATTCAAAACGTAGGGGCTAGCCCGTTCGCTAACCGGATTCAGGTTATGCAGAGTCGTATACAGGATTATCGGCCCGCCATTCGGTATGATCGAATCCTGACTAATCCGCCGTTTTATACCAACCACCTGCGTTCACCGGATGCGGCTGTTAATCGGGCCCTGCATACCGGCGACTTACCTTTCCCCGAATTAGTCGAAACTGTTGTCAGGCTGATGCAGCCAACGGGGCAATGGTGGGTGTTGCTGCCGCCTTATGAAACCGATTTGTTGGCCGAACTTGCCCGAAAAGCAGGCCTATACGCCTTTAAACGCCTGTCTTTACGGCACAACGCCCAAAAGCCCGCATTTCGGGTTGTGAGTGGCTATTCGTATACAGAAAGGAACCCTGAAGAAGAAATGCTGACGATTTATGAGCGTGCTGATGTGGCCGATCAGGCGAAATCACAGTCAAAAGAAACGTATTCGTCAGATTTTCGGGCTTTACTCCGGGATTTTTACCTGATATTCTGA